A single region of the Candidatus Parcubacteria bacterium genome encodes:
- the ychF gene encoding redox-regulated ATPase YchF, with the protein MALSIGIVGLPNVGKSTLFNGLTKKSVEAANYPFCTIDPSVGVVAVPDDRLYKLADFSKTKKTIPAAVEFVDIAGLVKGASEGEGLGNKFLSNIRETDAILEVVRIFEDDNIIHVDGKIHPKNDIEVINLELILADLESVRKQRDSVARDAKRGDKEAVIKEALLARFQEALEAEKLANTVSLTDAEKPLAKTFNLLTVKPILYALNKKAGGKNLDEMGDERYAELLKYIESLGADYVLMDAKVQEDLKDFSDEEKAQFASELGHEDGIDKLIRKSYQILNLITYFTTGEEETRAWTVLRGTDAKHAGGAIHTDFIDKFIRAEIIHWDTLLDAGSYAAAREKGAVRTEGKDYIVKDGDVVEFKI; encoded by the coding sequence ATGGCCTTATCCATCGGCATCGTCGGACTCCCGAACGTGGGGAAGTCCACACTTTTCAACGGCCTCACTAAGAAATCAGTGGAGGCCGCCAACTACCCCTTCTGTACCATCGATCCTTCGGTGGGTGTTGTCGCTGTGCCGGACGATCGTTTGTATAAACTCGCTGATTTTTCCAAAACTAAGAAGACCATCCCCGCAGCAGTAGAGTTCGTAGATATCGCGGGTCTCGTGAAGGGTGCTTCCGAGGGCGAGGGCCTCGGCAACAAGTTCCTCTCTAATATTAGGGAGACAGATGCCATTCTCGAAGTGGTGCGCATCTTCGAGGACGACAACATCATCCATGTGGATGGGAAAATACACCCCAAGAACGATATCGAGGTGATTAACCTCGAGCTCATCCTGGCCGACCTCGAGAGCGTGCGGAAGCAGCGGGACTCTGTGGCACGTGATGCCAAGCGGGGAGACAAAGAAGCGGTCATCAAAGAAGCGCTCCTTGCTCGCTTCCAGGAAGCGCTGGAAGCCGAGAAGCTCGCTAATACCGTTAGCCTTACGGATGCAGAGAAGCCGCTCGCTAAGACGTTCAACCTCCTCACGGTGAAGCCTATCCTCTATGCGCTCAACAAGAAGGCGGGAGGGAAGAATCTGGATGAGATGGGGGATGAGCGCTATGCGGAGCTTTTGAAATATATAGAGAGCCTGGGAGCGGACTATGTGCTGATGGACGCCAAGGTACAGGAAGACCTTAAGGATTTCTCAGACGAAGAGAAGGCGCAGTTTGCCTCTGAACTCGGACACGAGGACGGTATCGACAAGTTGATCCGCAAGAGCTATCAGATTCTCAACCTTATTACCTACTTCACCACAGGGGAGGAGGAGACGCGTGCGTGGACAGTGCTTCGCGGCACAGATGCCAAACACGCGGGTGGAGCCATTCATACCGATTTTATAGACAAGTTCATCCGCGCGGAGATCATCCACTGGGATACGTTGCTCGATGCGGGTTCATATGCGGCAGCTCGTGAGAAGGGTGCGGTGCGTACGGAGGGGAAGGATTACATTGTGAAGGATGGGGATGTGGTGGAGTTTAAGATTTAA
- a CDS encoding DUF5671 domain-containing protein gives MDSKPKVTASDFFLHLGSIVVLYGMIGALLTLLFRVIDAAYPPILVAYQYYTYPSISFPVASVIVLFPLFVLLSVLIQRTYTADSAKKQLDVRRWLVYLTLFLAGAIAAGDLITIIYYFLDGRDLTTAFLLKALSVFVVAGTVFGYYYRELHDKIGSTERNVWRVLVALFILGSVLAGFMVIGTPATQRSYRYDEQRLSDLQQIQGQIVSYWQAKEALPLDLAQMNDPLAYYNIPNDPKTGTPYEYKVTGTRAFELCANFELAPRGVNPSYAKPIMSGANDNWEYTQGRYCFVRTIDPQLYPPMKRN, from the coding sequence ATGGACTCCAAACCTAAAGTAACCGCCTCGGACTTCTTCTTGCACCTGGGGAGCATCGTCGTGCTCTACGGGATGATCGGGGCGCTCCTCACTCTCCTCTTCCGGGTGATTGATGCGGCGTATCCGCCCATCCTCGTGGCCTACCAGTACTACACCTACCCTTCGATCAGCTTCCCGGTGGCTTCTGTCATCGTGCTCTTCCCGCTGTTCGTACTGCTCTCCGTCCTGATCCAGCGTACCTATACCGCGGATTCCGCTAAGAAGCAGCTTGATGTGCGCCGATGGCTCGTCTACCTCACGCTCTTCCTCGCGGGAGCCATCGCCGCAGGTGACCTCATCACCATCATCTACTACTTCCTCGACGGGCGTGACCTGACTACTGCCTTCCTCCTCAAGGCGCTCTCCGTATTCGTCGTCGCGGGCACCGTCTTTGGCTACTACTACCGTGAGCTTCACGACAAGATCGGTTCCACGGAGCGAAATGTCTGGCGCGTTCTGGTGGCGCTCTTCATCCTCGGCTCTGTGCTCGCCGGCTTCATGGTCATCGGTACTCCGGCGACTCAGCGCTCGTATCGCTATGACGAGCAGCGCCTGAGCGATCTCCAGCAGATCCAGGGACAGATCGTCTCCTACTGGCAGGCCAAAGAAGCCTTGCCGCTCGATCTGGCGCAGATGAATGATCCGCTCGCGTACTACAACATCCCGAACGATCCCAAGACCGGCACTCCTTACGAGTACAAAGTCACTGGCACCCGTGCGTTCGAGCTCTGCGCGAACTTTGAGCTCGCTCCCCGCGGTGTGAATCCTTCGTACGCGAAGCCGATCATGTCGGGAGCGAATGATAATTGGGAGTATACGCAGGGACGCTACTGCTTCGTCCGCACCATCGATCCCCAGCTCTATCCTCCGATGAAGCGTAACTAG
- a CDS encoding class I tRNA ligase family protein, with protein MKAYDHRKLEKKWQAVWEKSGANKATEKKGTKKSYLLIEFPYPSGEGMHVGHIRSNTAMDVVARKRRAEGYEVLYPMGWDAFGLPAENYALKTGIHPAIITKKAINNFRRQLKSIGFSFDWSREVNTTDPAYYRWTQWIFLKLHEKGLAYKNKASINWCPKCKIGLANEEVIDGKCERCGTETEKREKEQWMLAITKYAERLDRDLDTVDFLEKIKLQQRNWIGRSEGAEIDFGIKGSAEKLTVFTTRPDTLFGATFVVLAPEHPLVAQFAEKASNKKEVLEYVVKAKKASEMERTAEGKEKTGVELVGVKAINPANQEELPVFVADFVLAQYGSGALMAVPAHDERDFAFAKKFELPVKRVVEPLFISSKGEDKIHPELPLVKREAICAVVRNPKNDTYLCVSWKGVAMNGLVTGGLEEGEDVVEAARREVLEETGYMNLRLVEEPSWVVQTQFYHRIKKQNRWARFHYVFFELKDEARASVEENEAALHEVVWKKEEELKSFFTVFEGEFISSVVSDRGFVHTGPGILGNSGEFSGMESEEAKDKIVKKVGGRKKTTFKLRDWVFSRQRYWGEPIPMINCEKCGWVRVPEKDLPVELPKVKNYQPTDNGESPLATIEKWVKVKCPTCKGPARRETDVMPNWAGSSWYFLRYADPKNSKAFASEKMLKHWTPVDWYNGGMEHTTLHLLYSRFWHKFLFDQGLVPTAEPYMKRTSHGLILAADGEKISKSKGNGISPDDVVERFGADSLRLYEMFMGPFDQAIAWNDDGLVGMYRFLERIWRLKEKVAKKGTLSSATETLLHQSIEKVGKDIEAMRFNTAVSQMMVLQNALEKEAAVPLSAYKTLLQLLAPFAPHITEELWQEMGGKKSIHKEIWPVADPKKLVQTESTIAVQVNGKVRATLLLSMGVEEAEALREAEQLPEMEKWLKGVVIKKRIFVPGKIINFVI; from the coding sequence ATGAAGGCCTACGACCACCGGAAGCTCGAGAAGAAGTGGCAGGCCGTGTGGGAGAAGTCTGGGGCTAACAAGGCTACCGAGAAGAAGGGTACAAAGAAGTCATATCTCCTCATCGAGTTCCCGTACCCCTCCGGCGAGGGCATGCATGTGGGCCATATCAGGAGTAACACCGCCATGGACGTGGTGGCTCGCAAGCGCCGCGCAGAAGGCTACGAGGTGCTCTATCCCATGGGCTGGGACGCCTTTGGGCTTCCTGCAGAGAACTATGCTCTCAAGACCGGCATCCATCCGGCAATCATCACCAAGAAGGCGATTAATAACTTCCGGCGTCAGCTGAAGTCCATCGGCTTCTCCTTCGACTGGTCCCGCGAGGTGAACACCACCGATCCCGCCTACTATCGCTGGACCCAGTGGATCTTCCTCAAGCTCCACGAGAAGGGATTGGCGTACAAGAACAAAGCATCCATCAACTGGTGTCCGAAGTGCAAGATTGGCCTTGCTAACGAAGAAGTCATCGACGGCAAGTGCGAGCGTTGCGGCACGGAGACGGAGAAGCGCGAGAAGGAGCAGTGGATGCTCGCCATCACCAAGTATGCGGAGCGTCTCGACAGGGACCTCGATACCGTGGATTTCCTCGAGAAGATTAAGCTGCAGCAAAGGAACTGGATCGGCAGGAGCGAGGGCGCGGAGATTGATTTCGGCATCAAGGGAAGCGCTGAGAAGCTGACCGTCTTCACCACCCGTCCGGATACGCTCTTCGGCGCTACCTTTGTAGTGCTCGCGCCGGAGCATCCGCTTGTCGCTCAATTCGCAGAGAAGGCCTCAAACAAGAAGGAGGTCCTGGAATACGTGGTCAAAGCCAAGAAGGCGAGTGAGATGGAGCGTACTGCGGAAGGCAAGGAGAAGACCGGGGTAGAGCTCGTGGGTGTAAAAGCGATAAATCCGGCGAATCAGGAAGAGCTGCCGGTTTTCGTGGCTGATTTCGTCCTCGCACAGTACGGCTCAGGTGCGCTCATGGCAGTGCCTGCGCATGATGAGCGCGACTTCGCTTTTGCTAAGAAGTTTGAACTGCCGGTGAAGCGTGTCGTCGAGCCACTTTTCATTAGTAGTAAGGGAGAAGACAAGATTCATCCTGAGTTGCCTCTCGTAAAACGCGAGGCGATCTGTGCAGTGGTGCGTAACCCCAAAAACGATACGTACCTCTGTGTCAGCTGGAAGGGTGTGGCTATGAACGGCTTAGTGACTGGCGGCTTAGAAGAGGGAGAAGACGTGGTAGAGGCTGCCCGTCGCGAAGTTCTTGAGGAGACGGGGTATATGAACCTACGTCTTGTGGAGGAGCCTTCCTGGGTCGTTCAGACGCAGTTCTACCACCGCATCAAGAAGCAGAATCGTTGGGCACGGTTCCATTACGTATTTTTTGAACTGAAGGATGAGGCACGGGCTTCGGTGGAAGAAAACGAGGCGGCACTACATGAAGTCGTGTGGAAGAAGGAAGAAGAACTCAAGAGCTTCTTTACGGTGTTCGAAGGTGAATTCATCTCTTCTGTGGTGAGTGATAGGGGTTTCGTTCATACGGGCCCGGGCATCCTCGGGAATTCCGGAGAATTCTCCGGCATGGAGAGCGAGGAAGCCAAGGACAAGATCGTAAAGAAGGTAGGTGGAAGAAAGAAAACCACCTTCAAGCTCCGTGATTGGGTGTTCTCCCGCCAGCGCTACTGGGGCGAGCCTATCCCCATGATCAACTGTGAGAAGTGCGGCTGGGTGAGAGTGCCTGAGAAGGACCTTCCGGTGGAGCTTCCCAAGGTGAAGAACTACCAGCCTACTGATAACGGAGAGTCGCCGCTTGCGACCATTGAGAAGTGGGTCAAAGTGAAGTGCCCGACCTGTAAGGGTCCGGCACGCCGCGAGACGGACGTGATGCCGAACTGGGCCGGTTCCTCCTGGTACTTCCTTCGCTATGCTGATCCTAAGAACAGCAAGGCGTTCGCGAGCGAGAAGATGCTCAAGCACTGGACGCCGGTGGATTGGTACAACGGCGGCATGGAGCACACCACTCTCCATCTCCTGTACTCCCGCTTCTGGCACAAATTCCTCTTTGATCAGGGGCTCGTACCGACCGCAGAGCCATATATGAAGCGTACCTCGCACGGCCTCATCTTGGCGGCGGACGGCGAGAAGATCTCCAAGTCCAAGGGGAACGGTATAAGCCCGGATGATGTGGTGGAGCGTTTCGGCGCGGACAGCCTGCGCCTCTATGAGATGTTCATGGGACCTTTCGATCAGGCGATCGCCTGGAATGACGACGGCCTGGTGGGCATGTACCGCTTCCTGGAGCGCATCTGGCGCCTCAAGGAGAAGGTCGCCAAGAAGGGAACCCTCTCTTCCGCTACGGAGACACTTCTCCACCAGAGTATCGAGAAGGTAGGAAAAGACATCGAGGCGATGCGTTTCAATACCGCGGTCTCTCAGATGATGGTGCTGCAGAACGCTCTGGAGAAGGAAGCTGCCGTACCGCTCTCTGCATACAAGACCCTCTTGCAGCTCTTAGCGCCCTTTGCGCCGCATATCACCGAGGAGCTCTGGCAGGAGATGGGAGGCAAGAAGTCCATCCACAAGGAAATCTGGCCGGTAGCTGATCCGAAGAAGCTGGTGCAGACGGAATCTACTATCGCTGTGCAGGTGAACGGCAAAGTGAGGGCGACGCTCCTCCTTTCTATGGGGGTAGAGGAGGCCGAAGCGCTCAGAGAGGCCGAGCAGCTGCCGGAGATGGAGAAGTGGCTTAAGGGGGTAGTGATCAAAAAGCGCATCTTTGTTCCCGGGAAGATCATCAATTTCGTGATTTGA
- a CDS encoding NAD(P)H-dependent oxidoreductase — MKSKKILVFLGHPDNETVNGYFADRYEAGARDAGHEVRRVNIGDLQFDPILHKGYKVIQALEPDLVKLQEDFRWAEHIAIFYPNWWSTMPALLKGLFDRMFLPGFAFKFLPKKMMWKRLLSGRTARVVITMNNWPLLTWLMIGDYSNEIRRGILWFAGIWPVRVLSIGRIEHMKASQVGKWGARIYKLGAKAK; from the coding sequence ATGAAATCAAAGAAAATCCTTGTTTTCCTCGGGCATCCGGACAATGAGACGGTCAATGGGTATTTCGCAGATAGGTATGAGGCGGGTGCGCGGGACGCGGGTCATGAGGTTCGCCGCGTGAATATCGGAGATCTCCAGTTCGATCCCATCCTCCACAAGGGCTACAAGGTCATCCAAGCGCTAGAGCCGGATCTCGTGAAGCTTCAAGAGGACTTCCGTTGGGCCGAGCATATCGCCATCTTCTATCCCAACTGGTGGAGCACGATGCCTGCGCTCCTCAAGGGGCTCTTTGATCGCATGTTCCTCCCCGGATTTGCGTTCAAGTTCCTGCCCAAGAAGATGATGTGGAAGAGGCTCCTCTCGGGGCGCACTGCGCGCGTGGTCATCACTATGAATAATTGGCCGCTCCTCACCTGGCTCATGATCGGGGATTATTCAAACGAAATCCGCCGCGGCATCCTCTGGTTCGCCGGTATCTGGCCTGTACGCGTCCTCTCCATTGGCCGCATCGAGCACATGAAGGCTTCACAGGTAGGTAAGTGGGGGGCGAGGATATATAAGTTGGGGGCGAAGGCGAAATAA